From Pan troglodytes isolate AG18354 chromosome 11, NHGRI_mPanTro3-v2.0_pri, whole genome shotgun sequence, the proteins below share one genomic window:
- the LOC472970 gene encoding prohibitin 1-like isoform X2: MAAKMFEFIGKFGLALVVAGGVVNSALYSVDAGHRAVVFDRFRGVQDIVVGKGTHCLIPWLQKSMIFDCRSQPRNVPVITGSKDLQNVNLTLRIIFRPVASQLPHIFTSIGEDHDERVPPSITNKILKSVVALFEAGELITQREQISRQVSDDLTEPAATFGLILDDVSLTYLTLGMEFTVPMILNTAFILPLPQKSL; the protein is encoded by the exons ATGGCTGCCAAAATGTTTGAGTTCATCGGCAAGTTTGGCCTGGCCTTAGTTGTTGCAGGAGGCGTGGTGAACTCTGCCTTATATAGTGTGGACGCTGGGCACAGAGCTGTCGTCTTTGACCGATTCCGTGGAGTACAGGACATTGTGGTAGGCAAAGGGACTCACTGTCTCATCCCATGGTTACAGAAATCAATGATCTTTGACTGCCGTTCTCAACCACGTAATGTGCCAGTCATCACCGGTAGCAAAGATTTACAGAATGTCAACCTCACACTGCGCATCATCTTCCGGCCCGTCGCTAGCCAGCTTcctcacatcttcaccagcatcgGAGAGGACCATGATGAGCGTGTGCCGCCGTCCATCACGAACAAGATCCTCAAGTCAGTGGTGGCTCTCTTTGAAGCTGGAGAACTAATCACCCAGAGAGAGCAGATCTCCAGGCAGGTGAGCGATGACCTTACGGAGCCAGCAGCCACCTTTGGGCTCATTCTGGACGACGTGTCCTTGACATATCTGACCCTCGGGATGGAGTTCA ccgtcCCGATGATTCTTAACACGGCCTTCATTCTGCCCCTACCTCAGAAATCACTGTGA
- the LOC472970 gene encoding prohibitin 1-like isoform X1, whose product MAAKMFEFIGKFGLALVVAGGVVNSALYSVDAGHRAVVFDRFRGVQDIVVGKGTHCLIPWLQKSMIFDCRSQPRNVPVITGSKDLQNVNLTLRIIFRPVASQLPHIFTSIGEDHDERVPPSITNKILKSVVALFEAGELITQREQISRQVSDDLTEPAATFGLILDDVSLTYLTLGMEFIEAVEAKQIAQQEAERARFVVEKAEQQKKAAIISAEGDSKVAELITNSLATAGDALIELRKLEAVEDITYQLLRSRNITYLRAGQSMPLQLPW is encoded by the coding sequence ATGGCTGCCAAAATGTTTGAGTTCATCGGCAAGTTTGGCCTGGCCTTAGTTGTTGCAGGAGGCGTGGTGAACTCTGCCTTATATAGTGTGGACGCTGGGCACAGAGCTGTCGTCTTTGACCGATTCCGTGGAGTACAGGACATTGTGGTAGGCAAAGGGACTCACTGTCTCATCCCATGGTTACAGAAATCAATGATCTTTGACTGCCGTTCTCAACCACGTAATGTGCCAGTCATCACCGGTAGCAAAGATTTACAGAATGTCAACCTCACACTGCGCATCATCTTCCGGCCCGTCGCTAGCCAGCTTcctcacatcttcaccagcatcgGAGAGGACCATGATGAGCGTGTGCCGCCGTCCATCACGAACAAGATCCTCAAGTCAGTGGTGGCTCTCTTTGAAGCTGGAGAACTAATCACCCAGAGAGAGCAGATCTCCAGGCAGGTGAGCGATGACCTTACGGAGCCAGCAGCCACCTTTGGGCTCATTCTGGACGACGTGTCCTTGACATATCTGACCCTCGGGATGGAGTTCATAGAAGCGGTGGAAGCCAAACAGATAGCTCAGCAGGAAGCAGAGAGGGCCAGATTTGTGGTGGAAAAGGCTGAGCAGCAGAAAAAGGCGGCCATCATCTCTGCTGAGGGCGACTCCAAGGTGGCCGAGCTGATCACCAACTCACTGGCCACAGCAGGGGACGCCCTGATCGAGCTGCGCAAGCTGGAAGCTGTGGAGGACATCACCTACCAGCTTTTACGCTCTCGGAACATCACCTACCTGCGGGCAGGGCAGTCCATGCCCCTGCAGCTGCCCTGGTGA